Proteins encoded together in one Terriglobia bacterium window:
- a CDS encoding VOC family protein — MIDRIDHFVLTVRDIDATCEFYQRALDMEVVTFAGGRKGLGFGQNKINLHQQGKEFEPKANRAVPGSADFCLITKTPIAEVMNRLARLKIQIVIGPVEKIGALGPMTSVYFRDPDLNLVEVSNYGEKAAAGV, encoded by the coding sequence ATGATCGATCGCATTGACCATTTCGTGCTGACGGTGAGAGACATTGACGCCACCTGCGAGTTCTACCAGCGCGCGCTGGACATGGAAGTGGTCACCTTTGCCGGAGGCCGCAAAGGCCTGGGCTTTGGCCAGAACAAGATCAATCTGCACCAGCAAGGCAAAGAGTTTGAGCCCAAAGCCAACCGCGCGGTGCCTGGCTCGGCGGATTTTTGTCTCATAACCAAGACCCCCATCGCCGAGGTGATGAACCGGTTAGCGCGTCTGAAGATCCAGATCGTAATCGGGCCGGTGGAAAAGATCGGCGCGCTGGGACCTATGACGTCTGTTTATTTTCGCGACCCGGACCTGAATCTCGTTGAAGTTTCCAACTACGGCGAGAAAGCCGCCGCTGGTGTATAG